From the genome of Eucalyptus grandis isolate ANBG69807.140 chromosome 2, ASM1654582v1, whole genome shotgun sequence, one region includes:
- the LOC104433707 gene encoding uncharacterized protein LOC104433707, which yields MEANMEKAKKSLITKTWERCKSIGRGGGNKAAASSPGRLTRKTKSWNGSSAGAAAAAAMEGGRGGRRRVAPEGCFSVYVGPGKQKFVIKTEYANHPLFKALLDEAEAEYGYSSGGPIELPCDVAVFCRVLMEMDSADDDGGRVGGLGAKRRVGCGVNQGYGGYRLLSPSRMITINQF from the coding sequence ATGGAAGCCAACATGGAAAAAGCGAAAAAGAGCCTGATCACCAAGACATGGGAGCGATGCAAATCCATCGGCCGGGGCGGCGGCAACAAGGCCGCGGCCTCCTCCCCAGGCCGCCTCACGAGGAAGACCAAGTCGTGGAACGGCTCCAGCGCTGgggcggcggccgcggcggccaTGGAGGGTGGCCGCGGGGGCAGGCGGCGGGTGGCTCCGGAGGGGTGCTTCTCGGTGTACGTGGGTCCCGGGAAGCAGAAGTTCGTGATCAAGACGGAGTACGCCAACCACCCGCTCTTCAAGGCCCTCCTCGACGAGGCCGAGGCCGAGTACGGGTACAGCAGCGGCGGGCCCATCGAGCTCCCCTGCGACGTGGCGGTCTTCTGCAGGGTGCTGATGGAGATGGACTCCGCCGACGACGACGGGGGCCGGGTAGGCGGCCTCGGCGCGAAGCGGCGGGTCGGGTGCGGAGTCAACCAGGGCTACGGCGGGTACCGCCTGCTCAGCCCGTCCAGGATGATCACCATAAATCAGTTCTAG